One stretch of Vulpes lagopus strain Blue_001 chromosome 12, ASM1834538v1, whole genome shotgun sequence DNA includes these proteins:
- the LOC121473303 gene encoding keratin, type I cuticular Ha1-like, whose product MPYNCCLPNLSCRSTCSSRPCVPPSCHTCTLPGACNIPANVGNCGWFCEGSFNGSEKETMQFLNDRLASYLEKVRQLERENAELESRIREWCQQQVPFVCPSYQSYFRTIEELQQKILCAKSENTRLVVQIDNAKLASDDFRTKYQTELSLRQLVESDINGLRRILDELTLCKSDLEAQVESLREELLSLKRNHEEEVNTLRCQIGDRLNVEVDAAPTVDLNRVLNETRSQYEALVETNRRDVEEWFTTQTEELNKQVVSSSEQLQSCQAEIIELRRTVNALEIELQAQHNLRDSLENTLTETEARYGSQLAQVQCMITNVESQLAEIRCDLERQNQEYQVLLDVKARLECEINTYRGLLESEDCKLPCNPCATTNACGNSCGSCGNSQTRCS is encoded by the exons ATGCCTTACAACTGCTGCCTGCCCAACCTGAGCTGCCGCTCCACCTGCTCCTCCCGGCCCTGCGTGCCCCCCAGCTGCCATACCTGcaccctgcctggagcctgcaaCATCCCCGCCAATGTGGGCAACTGTGGCTGGTTCTGCGAGGGCTCCTTCAATGGCAGCGAGAAGGAGACCATGCAGTTCCTGAACGACCGCCTGGCCAGCTACCTGGAGAAGGTGCGTCAACTGGAGCGGGAGAACGCGGAGCTGGAGAGCCGCATCCGGGAGTGGTGCCAGCAGCAGGTGCCTTTTGTGTGTCCCAGCTACCAGTCCTACTTCCGGACCATCGAGGAGCTGCAGCAGAAG ATCCTGTGTGCCAAGTCTGAGAACACCAGGCTGGTGGTGCAGATCGACAATGCCAAGTTGGCCTCTGATGACTTCAGAACCAA GTACCAAACAGAGCTGAGCTTGAGGCAGCTTGTGGAGTCAGACATCAATGGCCTGCGCCGGATCCTGGATGAGCTGACCCTGTGCAAGTCCGACCTGGAGGCCCAGGTGGAGTCCCTGAGGGAGGAGCTGCTGAGCCTCAAGAGGAACCATGAGGAG GAAGTCAACACCCTGCGCTGCCAGATTGGAGACCGCCTCAACGTGGAGGTGGATGCTGCCCCAACCGTGGACCTGAACCGTGTGCTCAACGAGACCAGGAGTCAGTATGAGGCCCTGGTGGAGACCAACCGCAGGGACGTGGAGGAATGGTTCACCACCCAG ACTGAGGAGCTGAACAAGCAGGTGGTGTCCAGCTCGGAGCAGCTGCAGTCCTGCCAGGCGGAGATCATCGAGCTGAGACGCACGGTCAACGCCTTGGAGATCgagctccaggcccagcacaaCCTG AGGGACTCCCTGGAGAACACGCTGACAGAGACCGAGGCCCGCTATGGCTCCCAGCTGGCCCAGGTACAGTGCATGATCACCAATGTGGAGTCCCAGCTTGCTGAGATCAGGTGTGACCTGGAGCGGCAGAACCAGGAGTACCAGGTGCTGTTGGACGTCAAGGCCCGGCTGGAGTGTGAGATCAACACATACCGGGGTCTGCTGGAGAGTGAGGACTGCAA gctcccctgcaACCCATGTGCTACCACCAATGCTTGCGGCAATTCCTGTGGGTCCTGTGGCAACTCTCAAACACGTTGCTCTTAA